The Myxococcus virescens genomic sequence GTGCCCCAGGCTCCTTGCCGGAGCCTCCGGATGTGGCGGGCTATGTCCTGGGAGCGCCCTTGGGGCGCGGTGGGTTTGGACGGGTGTTCGCCGCGCGGCGTGAGGTGGATGGGCTGGACGTCGCGCTGAAGGTGCTGGAACCGCTCGCGGGCGAACGGCTGGGGCGGGAGTTGGAGGCCCTGCGCCGCATCGGCCCCCCCGCCGTGCCGCGGCTGCTGGGTGAGGCCACGACCCGCGCCGGTGAGCGGGTGGTCATCATGGAGCGCATCGAGGGCCCGACGCTGGCTCGGCGCTTGGCGAAGCTGCCGGGCGCCGGTGCCCTGCCCTGGGCCGATGCGGCCCCGTTGATGCGAGCCCTGGCGGAGGCGCTGGCCCAGGTCCATGCGGCGGGCGTGGTGCACCGGGACCTGAAGCCGGAAAACGTCGTGCTGTCCGAAGGGCGGCTCGTCCTGCTGGACTTCGGGCTCGCGCGGCTGACGGCCCAGGATGATGGGGAGGGACTCTCGCCAGGGCTCACCCGCACGGGTCAGCGGCTGGGAACCCATGAGTACATGTCACCCGAGCAGTGCCGGGACGCGCGATACATCGACGCGCGCGCGGACCTGTATGGGCTTGGGGTCCTGTTCTTTGAGTTGCTGTGTGGCCGGCCTCCCTTTGTCGGAGAGGCGGCAGCGGTGCTCCAGGCGCATGTCTCGCGGCGGCCTCCGGCGATGCGGACGCTCGCGCCTTGGCCGGTGCCCGCGGCGGTGGAGACATTGGTGCAGCGGCTGCTGGCCAAGGTGCCCGAGGACCGGGGAGACAGTGCGCGGTCGCTGGCGGAGGAGTTGCGCGAGCTTCAGGGCGCTGGCCATGCGCTGGGCACCCATGCGGTGTCCGGGGCCCTGGCGGAGAACCCGCGCCACGCCACGGAGGCGCCACGGACGGACACGGGCCCTTCAACCGCCCCCACCCCAGACACCAGCCGGGCCACGCGCGACGTGGCGGTCCTCGGTGTGAAGTCCTCACTGGATGCACCGGCCTTGCAGGCCTCCCTCGCCGGAAGCGGCGTCATCCTCGCGCGCGTGGAGCCAGGCCTCTGCCTCTTCGCGTTCCCCCACGAAGCGGCGGTGGAAGCCGGGCTGCGCGCGGCGCTCCGGGCCGCAGAGGTGCTGAAAGCCGCCCTGCCCCCAAACGCGACGCTCGCGCTTCATTGCGCACCGCTGCGCGTTCGTGAGCGTGCAGGTCGCTTGACGGTGGGTGGCGCGGCGGTGGAGCGGCCCGAGCGGTGGTGGCCATCGTTTGAATCCGTCTCCACCCCTGAGACGGTCGCACTGACGGCCAGCGCCCGGGCCCACCTGGGCGACCTGCCCTCCAGCACGCCGCATGGGGATGCGCTGACATCGCCTGACGTCCTCCTGGGCCGGGACACGGAACGACAGTGGCTGCGCGAAGCCCTGTCGCGCGTGCAGACACACGGTGCGCCCGTGCTGCGCACCCTGCTGGCGGAAGAGGGCCAGGGCAAGACGCGCCTGCTCACGACGTGGCGGAGCGAGCTGGAGGGCATGCCCGGCGTCTCCGTGCGCTTCGTCGAGGCGCTCCCGGATGAAGGGAGCGCGAGCGAGAGCGGGCTGCGAAGCCTCATCAACACCGTCCTTGGCCTGCCATCCCAGACACCCTCGGATGAGGCGCTGCGCCGGCTGCTCGCGGACGCGCGTCCCCCGGTGGATGTGGCCACCGTGCACCCGGCGGCGCGCAGGCAACTGGTGGCGAGGGCCATCGCAGCGCATCTGTGGCGGCTCGCGGCCGCTCAGCCCCTGGTTCTGCTGGTCGATGACGCGCACACGCTGGACCCCACGGCCCTGGATGCACTGGAACTGGCGACGCTCTCTGGCGAGGGGGCGCCCCTGTGCGTGGTGCTCGCCGGCCGGCACCGGCTGCTGGGCCTGCGCCCCTACCTGGGAGAACGCGCACGAGACGCCGAACAGCGAGAGCTTCCTCCCCTTCCGGAACACGATGCGCGCGAGCTGCTTCGCCAGTGGCTGCGCCCCGTAGACCTGATTGCCGAAGGTGTGTTGAGAGAGCTGGTGGACCGCTGCGGTGGCTCACCGCTGCGCATGCTGGAGACGGTGCGTGCCCTCCGAGGCGCGGGCGCCATCCGCACCCGTCCGGATGGAGGTGGCTACCTCGCCGCGGACGCCCTGAACGGGCTGGCCCCGGACCGCCCGGGCGCGGATGAACGGCTCGCAGAACGAAGCCTCTCGGGCCTGCCCCCTGGCATGCGCGCCCCGCTCCAGGTCGCGGCACTCCTGGGAGACGACGTGCGGCTGGAGGAGCTCACCGCCACGCTCGCCCATCTGGAGGCAGACGCGGACCTGGACCTGTCGCTGGACCCGGGCGTCGCGATGGAGCGGCTGGCACGCGCGGGCATGCTGGAGCCCCGAGGGCCGCGACGCTGGCGCTTCGAGCACACCACCCTGCGCGAAGCCTTCACCGCCCTGCTCCCTCCGCCACTGAAGCGGCGCATCTGCACGGCCGCCTTGCGCGCCCTGCCCGCGACGCCCACCGCCCGAAGGGCACGTCTGGCCGAGTCCGCCGGAGATTCCCTCCAAGCCACGGCCCTCCACTGGAACCTGGCCGAATCCGCTCGCCACGCGCACCGGCTCCTGGAGGCGGAACGGCACTACTCGGCCGCCCTGTCGCTGGTGCCGCGCACCGAAGAGGCCGTCCGGCTGGAGCTGCTGTCGGGACGAGGACGCGTGCGCTACCGCCTCCAGCGCATCGACGACGCCGTGGAAGACCTGCGCGCCGCCCGCCTGCTGGCCGAGGCCCACCGCGATGTGGTGCGCGAGGCGGACTTGCTGCTGGAGGAAGCCACCGCCCTCGACTGGCAGGACGACGCGGTGGGCTCCACCGCGCTGCTGGAGCAGGCCCTGCACTGCCTGAAGGACGCGGTCCCCTCGGAGCTGGCCGCGCGCCATGCCCTGGCCCAGGCGCGCGTCCTCGTACGGCGGGAGGACATCACTGGGGCTGTGCCCGCCCTGGAGCGAGCCGTGGAGGCCGCACGGTCCGGAGAGGACTCGGAGACGGAGGCCATCGCCCTGGCCATGCTGGGCGCGATGCTGGCGTGGACCGACCGGCTGGACGAAGCCTCGCGCCGCTTCGACGAAGCCATCGCCCTGTGCGAGGCGACCGGCGACACCCTGCACCTGGGCGTGGCCCTCAACAACCGGATGGTGCTGCATGTCCAGCGCCGGGACGCGGCGAGCGCTCACGCGGACCTGGAGCGCGCGGTGACCCTGGGACGCGAGCTGGGCAACGTGCAGATTGAACGGACCTCCGCCTTCAACCTGGCGCTGCTGCTCGGCTACCAGGGCCGGGCCGTGGAGGCCTTGCCCCTGGCGCGGCGGGCCGGCGTGCTCAGCCAGCGCTTCTTCCCCCGGTCCATGGCCCAGGATGCCCTGCTGGTGGCGCGCCTGTGCTGCGAACTGGGAGACCTGCCCGAAGTCGCACGTCAGCTCGCCTGGCTCGAGGAGCCGGACACGCGGCAGCGTCTGTCACCTTCGGACGCGCTGATGCTGTCCGTGGTCCGGCGCGTCGTGAACGAGGCTCGAGACGCCCTTCCCTACGGCGCCGATGCCTGGGCCCACCTGGTGGAAGCGTCCCGCCGGCTGGCCACGCCTGATGAGCGGCTGGAGATTCTCGTCTGGGCGGCACGCGCGGCTCGCAAGGCCGGAGACACGGTGACGCTGCGGGCTCGGGTCGCGGAGGTCGAGGAGACCGCACGCGAAGCGCCCCTGTGGACGGACCGCGTCCGCGCGCTGGTGGCCCCGGCCGAAAGCCCCTAGCGGGACGGCCACGCCCAGTGCCGGGACCGAGAACCGTGTTAGCACGGGGTGTCGCAGCAACGGCACGGAGGGACGTCCCATGGCCGATGGGCCCCCACGCGAACACGCCATATCGCTCTACGGAGACGAGCTGGAACCTGGAGCGCTGGTGGGCGACTGGGTCATCGAGTCACGCGTCCACGCAGGCGTGACCGCGTGGCTCTATCGCGCGTCGCACCTGTCCACCCGGGCTCCCGCCGCGGTGAAGGTGGTGCGTGCCGAGTTCAACCACGTCACCAACGTGCTCCGCCGCTTCCAGCAGGAAGCGGACACGCTCCGGGCGCTGCGCCATCCCCACATCGTGGAGGTGCTCGAGCACGGCGACCTTCGCGACGGACGCCCCTGGCTGGCCATGGAATGGCTGGAGGGCGAAAGCGTGGACCAGTGGCTCACGCACCGAGGCCCCTTCTCCCTCGCGGAGGCGCTGACGGTGATGGAGGAGCTGGGCACCGCGCTGCACTTCGCTCATGGCCGAGGCATCCTGCACCGGGACCTCAAAGCCCAGAACGTGATGGTCCTCCCCCTGGCGGAGGGCTTCACGGTGAAGCTGGTGGACTTCGGCATCGCCCGCGTGGAGCCACCGGAAGGGCTCGCCGGCCTGACGTCCGGCGGCGCCGTGCTCGGCACGCCCGTGTCCATGGCCCCCGAGCAGATTCGAGGGCAGGCCCTGGACGCACGCGCCGACCTGTACGCGATGGGCGTGCTGCTCTACCAACTCCTCACCGGGAGCCTGCCTTTCGAGGGCACCAGCGTGGTGGAGGTCGAGGAGCAGCACCTCCATGCGCCGCCACCGCACCTGGACGAACGGGTGCACGCTCCGCCAGCACTGGACGCCGTGGTCCAACGGTGTCTCGCGAAGGCCCCTGGGGACCGCTGGCCGGACGTGCCCGCCTTCCTCGATGCCCTGCGCGCGGCGCTGGCGCCCACGCCGGATGAGACGTGGGCCGTGGCTGTCTATGTGGACCTCCGCTTCCCGATGGCCCTGGACGAGCCCACCGACGCGGACCTGGATGCCAGGGACGCCACGCTGGACGCGACGCTCACCGAACTGGAGACCCGTGGCTGGATGCTCGCCCTGGAGAGCGGCAACGCCGTGCTCGCGTGGAAGTCACTGCCTCCCGCCGCCGAGGCCCGCGTCCCTGCCCTGGTGGAAGCGCGCCAGGTGGCGGACGCGCTGTTGCGGCAAGCGTGTGAGGCCGCGGGTGACCGCGTGGAAGTCCGCGTCTATGCGCACGCGGCCCTGTGTGAGCTGAGCACGGACGCCCAGGGCCTCCCGCGGTTGGCGGGGGGGGAGTTGCTGGGCCTGGAGTCCTGGGCTTCGGGAGGCACGGCGGGCGAGGTCCTGCTGTCGGATGCACTCGCCAGCCGCTGAGCGGGCTACGTCCGCAGCCGGTGCCGGCGCAGCAGGCGGTACAGGTACACGCGGTCCATGTCCGCGGCGGTGGCGGCCTGCGACACCTTGCCTCCGTGGAGCTTGAGGAGCGCATCCAGATACTCGCGCTCGAAGACCTCCAGCGCGCGGCGACGGGCCTCCGCGTAGGGCTGCTTCGGGTCCACCAGACTGCGCAGCACCGCTTGCGCGCTCACCTCCTCGGCGTCCGGCGGCATCGCGTCCTGGAAGACGAGGCAACGCTCCAGGTGGTTGCGCAGCTCGCGCACGTTCCCCGGCCACGCGGCGTGCTGGAGCTGCGCGATGAACTCCGGCGTGCTCAGCGCCGCGAGCTGCTCGGAGCCGGCCCCGAAGGCCGTGAGGATTCGCTCCGCGATGAGGGGGATGTCCTCGGGCCGCTCCCGCAGCGCGGGGATGATGATGCGCACCACCGCGAGGCGAAAGAACAGGTCGGAGCGGAAGCGCGCCGCGTTCACCTCGGCGCGCAGGTCCCGGTGCGTGGCGGCGATGACGCGCACGTTGACGGGCTGGTACCCGTTGGCGCCCAGCCGGCGAATCTCCTTGTTCTCCAGGACGCGCAGCAGCTTCGGCTGCAGCTCCGCGGGCAGCTCGCCAATCTCGTCCAGGAAGATGGTGCCGCCGTCCGCCTCCTCGAAGGCGCCGACGCGGCGCTGGATGGCGCCGGTGAAGGAGCCCTTCTCATGGCCGAACAGCTCGCTCTCCAGCAGGTTGCCGGGAATGGCACCGCAGTCCACGGTGAGGAAGGGCCCCGAGGCCCGAGCGCTGGCCTGATGGATGGCGAAGGCCGCGCGGCTCTTGCCCGTGCCCGTCTCCCCCTCCAGCAACACCGTCGCGTCGCTCGCGGCGGCTCGCTCCATGAGGGCGAAGCTGGCACGCGTCACGGGCGACGAACCCACCAGCTCACCGAACGTCGTGCGGTCGGAGATGAGCAGCCGGTTCGTCTCCGGGCTGAAGTCGAACCGGACGCTCACCCGGCCCAGGCGCAGGATGCTGCCACCACGAAGGTACGCGTCGCGCACGTGGACGCCGTCGAGCACCGTGCCGTTTCGGCTGTCCAAATCCCGCAGGCGGGCGCCGTCGTGGTCGACCTTCACCTCGCAGTGGAAGCGCGAGACGGTGGGCTCCTCGATGACGAAGTCGTTGAGCCCATGCGAGCCGATGGAGAACGTGTCCGCGTTGCTGTCCTTGGACTGCCCAGGCTGCGGACCTTCGAGGACGGTGAATCGGAAGCGGCGAACAGCGCCCGAGGTCCCGGGCCTTCCTGTCCCTGTGGGCCGCGTCTGCTGGACGGAATCAGGCCCTTCGGCTGGACGGCCCGCCCCCTGGGGTCGCTCGGTGTGACTCATAAGGGATGAACGCTATCACCGTGGACGCCACGCCAGCGGGCCCAGTGGCCACTTGACCTACCGAAGGCCCCATTCGACGACGAAGTCCGGTCCGTCCTCCGCGCGAGACAGCCGGGCAAACGACTCCGGGCGTTCGTCCCCCGTCCACAGGCCGATGAGGTCGCCCAACAGCCAGTGGGACAGCGAGCGCGCCACCCGCTGCACCCCGTCTCGCGGCACACCCGACAGCGAGCGCTGTGATTCCATCATCGCGCGCACCGTTCGCGACGGGACCACCCAGCACTCGGCCCGAGGAAACGGAGGCGCCAGGAACAGGCAGAACGCGGCATCGGTCCGCAGCAACTGCGCGTCCAGGTGCTCCCGGCCCAGCCGGAAGGCGGGCAGCCACTGACCTTCTCCGCGCTGTTCGAGCTTCACCACCTGCACGGACACCACGCGCCGCGTGCGCAGGAAGTCGCCCACCGCCACGTCGAGGACGAAAGCCACCTCCACCCCCAGCCGCGCGGCGGCCAAAGGCGGAGGGACGGCGTCCGGAGCCGCCTCGCCGTCCACCGGGACAAGCTCGGGCTCCGACACGGGCACGGGCTCCGGTTCGCGGCGCCGGACCGTCATCGACAGCTCCCACGGCGAGGGCTGCCCCTGGGCCATCAACGCGGCGACATCCGCCTTCACTCGCGCCAGCTCGGCGCGCAGTGCTTCGAGCAGGTCCGCCGCCAGCGTCTCGGTGTCCTCACGGAAGCGCTCCGGATAGCGAGACGAGAACTCCGCCTCCACTCGACCGAAGGCGCCCAGCAACAGCTCCTCCAGGTCCCGGTCGCGCAGCCACGTCCGGCCTCCGAGCGGCACCGCGCGCGTCACATGCAGGTGCCGCAACGCCTCCGTCAACGTCGCGGGGCCCGAAGCCTGCGAAGGCTCCACGGGGGCGCCCGGCTTCCCCTTCGCCGACGGGCCCTGGAACCAGGACTGGAGCGTCCGGACGCGGAGGCGAACGCGTGACGACGGGTGCTCCTTCAACCGCTTCACCTGTCTCCGGTCGGTCGCGGTGCGCACCAGCGCCAGCACCGTGAGCTCCGCCTCGGACGAAGCGGCATCCGGCGCGCACCAGAGGAAGAACTCGATGGCCGCCTTGCGCAGCACGGGCTTGCGCCCCACGCGGTCGGCGACTTCCTGACGCCACGCCGCCAGCTCATCCAGACCGGGCCGCACGGCACCGGGCATGAAGCGAGGCCACAGCTCGGCACATTCTTCCGCCAGCCAGTGGAGCTGGTCGAATCCCGGCGCCCCCGGCTTGAGCTTCGACAGCGCGCGCTTGCGGCGGTCGAAGGCATCTGGCGCGCCCTTGCGCACGGCGGCGCGGAACAACCGCTCCTCCAGCCACAGCAGCGTGAGCACCAGACCCGGCTCGCCCTTGCGCAGCGTGGCCTGGCAGTGGTCGAGCACGAAGCGCACGGGGCCCAGGTCCGCCGAGGCCTCGAAGTCGCCGTTCACCAAAGCGCCCAGCGCCCCGCGCAGGCCGTCCACCGGTGGCGCATCGAAGCGCGCCAGCAGCTCGCACAGGTTCTCCACCACCTCGGGAGGACCGCCGACCTCCAGCGTGCGCGACAGCAAGAGCCCCGCCCGAGCGCACCAGTCCGGCTCCTTGCGTCCACCGGGGTAGCACGCCAGGAAGCCACTCATGCCGCTGCGGCCGTCCGGCGACGTCGCCAACGAGAAGAGGCGCTCGGCCAGGACCTCCGAAGCTTCCCGCCACGGCAGACGCGCCGCCCGTGTCCGGATGAACTCCGCCAACCGGTCGCGCCCGTCCGCCGCCGTCGCCGGCATCAGCGCGCGCAGTTGCTCCAGCAGCGCGACGGACTTCGCGCCGGTGCCCAACACCTGACGGAGGTCCACCTCCACCGCGCCGTGGAAGCGCAGGGCCCGGCCGTCGAAGGTACACGGCGCGTCGCCGACGAGGGACTGGAGCGCGTCCGGGTGCCGCTTCAGGATGCGCGTCAGCACCGTGGTGACGGTGGCCTCCGTCTCACGCCGCACCCGCGCGGCCGTGTCCGCGTCTCCCACCTCCAGCAACGCGGCCAGCATCGTCTCCTGCCGCGCCATCAAGCGCGGCAGCAGGCCCCGGGGCGGCACGGCGTAGGGCCACAGCAACTCACTGCATGACGAGAGCAGGAACAACAGCTCGCCGAGGGTCCGCTCGCCCTCGTCCAGGCGGCTCCAGGCCGCCGCTTGCGCCTGGGTGCGCTCATCCAGCGAAGCGCCTCGCACCCAGGCCGCGAAGGACTCGCGCCACTGGGTGGACGCGGCCATGGCCTCCGCCGCGGGCGTCCCCGTCACCGTCTCATAGAGGGACCGGAGCGACTCCGGCCACCCGGTTTCATTGACGGGCTGCATGTTCTCTCACGCGCCTCATGCCACCGCGCCAGCGGGCAGGGCCCGCGGTTCTCCGGCCGGGGTGATGCTGATGACCACCGACTTCGACGTGGGCGTGCGGCTCTTCTCCGCGAAGCTGTTCACGGGGACGAGGACGTTGGCCTCGGGGAAGTAGGTGGCCGCGCACCTGCGCGGGATGTTGTACGGCACCACGCGGAAGCCACGCGCCAGCCGCGTCTCGCCTTCGAAGTGGCTCCGCAGGTCGACCAGCTGGTCGGCCGCCAGCCCCTGCGCCTTCATGTCGGCGGGATGCAGCAACACCACCCGGCGGCCATTGCGGATGCCGCGGTAGCGGTCATCCAGCCCGTACACCGTGGTGTTGAACTGGTCATGCGTGCGAATCGTCATCATCAGGAGCTGTC encodes the following:
- a CDS encoding serine/threonine-protein kinase; translation: MADGPPREHAISLYGDELEPGALVGDWVIESRVHAGVTAWLYRASHLSTRAPAAVKVVRAEFNHVTNVLRRFQQEADTLRALRHPHIVEVLEHGDLRDGRPWLAMEWLEGESVDQWLTHRGPFSLAEALTVMEELGTALHFAHGRGILHRDLKAQNVMVLPLAEGFTVKLVDFGIARVEPPEGLAGLTSGGAVLGTPVSMAPEQIRGQALDARADLYAMGVLLYQLLTGSLPFEGTSVVEVEEQHLHAPPPHLDERVHAPPALDAVVQRCLAKAPGDRWPDVPAFLDALRAALAPTPDETWAVAVYVDLRFPMALDEPTDADLDARDATLDATLTELETRGWMLALESGNAVLAWKSLPPAAEARVPALVEARQVADALLRQACEAAGDRVEVRVYAHAALCELSTDAQGLPRLAGGELLGLESWASGGTAGEVLLSDALASR
- a CDS encoding sigma 54-interacting transcriptional regulator, with amino-acid sequence MSHTERPQGAGRPAEGPDSVQQTRPTGTGRPGTSGAVRRFRFTVLEGPQPGQSKDSNADTFSIGSHGLNDFVIEEPTVSRFHCEVKVDHDGARLRDLDSRNGTVLDGVHVRDAYLRGGSILRLGRVSVRFDFSPETNRLLISDRTTFGELVGSSPVTRASFALMERAAASDATVLLEGETGTGKSRAAFAIHQASARASGPFLTVDCGAIPGNLLESELFGHEKGSFTGAIQRRVGAFEEADGGTIFLDEIGELPAELQPKLLRVLENKEIRRLGANGYQPVNVRVIAATHRDLRAEVNAARFRSDLFFRLAVVRIIIPALRERPEDIPLIAERILTAFGAGSEQLAALSTPEFIAQLQHAAWPGNVRELRNHLERCLVFQDAMPPDAEEVSAQAVLRSLVDPKQPYAEARRRALEVFEREYLDALLKLHGGKVSQAATAADMDRVYLYRLLRRHRLRT
- a CDS encoding serine/threonine-protein kinase — protein: MAGYVLGAPLGRGGFGRVFAARREVDGLDVALKVLEPLAGERLGRELEALRRIGPPAVPRLLGEATTRAGERVVIMERIEGPTLARRLAKLPGAGALPWADAAPLMRALAEALAQVHAAGVVHRDLKPENVVLSEGRLVLLDFGLARLTAQDDGEGLSPGLTRTGQRLGTHEYMSPEQCRDARYIDARADLYGLGVLFFELLCGRPPFVGEAAAVLQAHVSRRPPAMRTLAPWPVPAAVETLVQRLLAKVPEDRGDSARSLAEELRELQGAGHALGTHAVSGALAENPRHATEAPRTDTGPSTAPTPDTSRATRDVAVLGVKSSLDAPALQASLAGSGVILARVEPGLCLFAFPHEAAVEAGLRAALRAAEVLKAALPPNATLALHCAPLRVRERAGRLTVGGAAVERPERWWPSFESVSTPETVALTASARAHLGDLPSSTPHGDALTSPDVLLGRDTERQWLREALSRVQTHGAPVLRTLLAEEGQGKTRLLTTWRSELEGMPGVSVRFVEALPDEGSASESGLRSLINTVLGLPSQTPSDEALRRLLADARPPVDVATVHPAARRQLVARAIAAHLWRLAAAQPLVLLVDDAHTLDPTALDALELATLSGEGAPLCVVLAGRHRLLGLRPYLGERARDAEQRELPPLPEHDARELLRQWLRPVDLIAEGVLRELVDRCGGSPLRMLETVRALRGAGAIRTRPDGGGYLAADALNGLAPDRPGADERLAERSLSGLPPGMRAPLQVAALLGDDVRLEELTATLAHLEADADLDLSLDPGVAMERLARAGMLEPRGPRRWRFEHTTLREAFTALLPPPLKRRICTAALRALPATPTARRARLAESAGDSLQATALHWNLAESARHAHRLLEAERHYSAALSLVPRTEEAVRLELLSGRGRVRYRLQRIDDAVEDLRAARLLAEAHRDVVREADLLLEEATALDWQDDAVGSTALLEQALHCLKDAVPSELAARHALAQARVLVRREDITGAVPALERAVEAARSGEDSETEAIALAMLGAMLAWTDRLDEASRRFDEAIALCEATGDTLHLGVALNNRMVLHVQRRDAASAHADLERAVTLGRELGNVQIERTSAFNLALLLGYQGRAVEALPLARRAGVLSQRFFPRSMAQDALLVARLCCELGDLPEVARQLAWLEEPDTRQRLSPSDALMLSVVRRVVNEARDALPYGADAWAHLVEASRRLATPDERLEILVWAARAARKAGDTVTLRARVAEVEETAREAPLWTDRVRALVAPAESP